In Raphanus sativus mitochondrion, complete genome, a single window of DNA contains:
- the nad6 gene encoding NADH dehydrogenase subunit 6 yields MILSVLSSPALVSGLMVARAKNPVHSVLFPIPVFRDTSGLLLLLGLDFFAMIFPVVHIGAIAVSFLFVVMMFHIQIAEIHEEVLRYLPVSGIIGLIFWWEMFFILDNESIPLLPTQRNTTSLRYTVYAGKVRSWTNLETLGNLLYTYYSVWFLVPSLILLVAMIGAIVLTMHRTTKVKRQDVFRRNAIDFRRTIMRRTTDPLTIY; encoded by the coding sequence ATGATACTTTCTGTTTTGTCGAGCCCTGCTTTGGTCTCTGGTTTGATGGTTGCACGTGCTAAAAATCCGGTACATTCCGTTTTGTTTCCCATCCCAGTCTTTCGCGACACTTCAGGTTTACTTCTTTTGTTAGGTCTCGACTTCTTCGCTATGATCTTCCCAGTAGTTCATATAGGAGCTATAGCCGTTTCATTCCTTTTCGTTGTTATGATGTTCCATATTCAAATAGCGGAGATTCACGAAGAAGTATTGCGCTATTTACCAGTGAGTGGGATTATTGGACTGATCTTTTGGTGGGAAATGTTTTTCATTTTAGATAATGAAAGCATTCCATTACTACCAACCCAAAGAAATACGACCTCTCTTAGATATACGGTTTATGCCGGAAAGGTACGAAGTTGGACTAATTTGGAAACATTGGGAAATTTACTTTATACCTACTATTCTGTCTGGTTTTTGGTTCCTAGTCTTATTTTATTAGTAGCCATGATTGGGGCTATAGTACTGACTATGCATAGGACTACTAAGGTGAAAAGACAGGATGTATTCCGACGAAATGCTATTGATTTTAGGAGGACTATAATGAGGAGGACGACTGACCCACTCACGATCTACTAA